The following coding sequences are from one Microtus pennsylvanicus isolate mMicPen1 chromosome 1, mMicPen1.hap1, whole genome shotgun sequence window:
- the LOC142843745 gene encoding dual specificity protein phosphatase 14-like encodes MSSRGHSTLPLTLMAPRMSPEGDTGGIAQITSSLFLGRGSVASNRHLLQARGITCIVNATIEIPNYNWPQLEYVKVPLPDIPHAPIGLYFDSVADKIHSVSKKHGATLVHCAAGVSRSATLCIAYLMKFHNVCLLEAYRWVKARRPVIRPNVGFWKQLIDYENQLFGKSTVQMIDTPYGVFPDICDSRYLKPYWGI; translated from the coding sequence ATGAGCTCCAGAGGTCACAGCACGCTCCCGCTGACTCTCATGGCTCCTCGGATGAGTCCCGAGGGAGACACAGGAGGCATTGCTCAGatcacctcctctctcttcttgggCAGAGGCAGTGTGGCCTCCAACCGGCACCTCCTCCAGGCCCGGGGCATCACCTGCATTGTTAATGCTACCATTGAGATCCCCAACTACAACTGGCCACAGCTTGAATATGTTAAAGTGCCTCTGCCTGACATTCCTCATGCGCCCATTGGATTGTACTTTGACAGTGTGGCTGACAAGATCCACAGTGTGAGCAAGAAGCATGGGGCAACCTTGGTGCACTGTGCTGCGGGAGTGAGCCGCTCGGCCACCCTCTGCATTGCGTACCTGATGAAATTCCACAATGTGTGTCTATTGGAGGCGTACAGGTGGGTGAAAGCCCGGAGGCCTGTCATCAGGCCCAACGTGGGCTTCTGGAAGCAGCTGATAGACTACGAGAACCAGCTTTTCGGGAAGTCGACTGTGCAGATGATAGATACACCCTATGGTGTCTTTCCAGACATCTGTGACTCCCGATACCTGAAGCCTTACTGGGGGATTTAG